In one Alosa alosa isolate M-15738 ecotype Scorff River chromosome 14, AALO_Geno_1.1, whole genome shotgun sequence genomic region, the following are encoded:
- the LOC125307679 gene encoding pro-cathepsin H-like yields MAMFILISGILSVLHVAYLNPVFSPEDEFHFKTWMAENGKTYDLREYYHRLHIFTQNRRRILEHNADRPSYTMGLNQFSDLTFAEFKKAFLLHEPQNCSATTGGHPRQAGPYPDYVDWRTRGDYVTPVKTQGHCGSCWTFSTTGCLESVTAIATGKLLELSEQQLIDCAQDFNNHGCFGGLPSQAFEYIKYRGGLMTEDGYPYKGHDSTCKFQPEQAAAYVKDVVNITRYDEMGMLDAVARLNPVSFAYEVTADFVHYKDGIYSSTKCKNTTETVNHAVLAVGYGEQDGTLYWIVKNSWGTSWGRDGYFLIERGRNMCGLAACSSYPLPLV; encoded by the exons ATGGCGATGTTTATTCTCATTTCTGGCATATTGTCAGTCTTACACGTTGCCTATTTAAACCCTGTATTTTCACCTGAAG ATGAATTTCATTTTAAAACGTGGATGGCCGAG aatGGGAAAACGTATGACTTACGTGAATACTACCACAGGCTGCACATCTTCACCCAAAACAGGAGGAGGATCTTGGAACACAACGCGGACAGACCCTCATATACCA TGGGGCTGAATCAGTTCTCAGATTTGACCTTTGCAGAGTTCAAAAAGGCCTTCCTCCTTCACGAGCCTCAG AACTGCTCTGCTACTACAGGGGGCCACCCTCGCCAAGCAGGGCCCTATCCAGATTATGTGGACTGGAGGACCAGAGGAGATTACGTCACTCCAGTGAAAACCCAG GGTCACTGTGGGAGCTGTTGGACCTTCTCCACCACTGGCTGCCTTGAGTCCGTCACAGCCATTGCCACAGGGAAACTCTTGGAGctg TCAGAACAGCAGCTGATAGACTGTGCCCAGGACTTCAACAATCATGGCTGCTTTGG AGGACTACCAAGTCAGGCATTTGAGTATATCAAATACAGGGGTGGCCTAATGACAGAAGATGGCTACCCATATAAGGGACAC GACAGCACCTGTAAGTTCCAGCCTGAACAGGCTGCAGCATATGTCAAGGATGTTGTTAACATAACCAGA TATGATGAAATGGGAATGTTAGATGCTGTGGCCAGGTTGAATCCAGTCAGCTTTGCCTATGAAGTGACGGCTGATTTTGTGCACTACAAAGATGGCATATACAGCAG CACAAAGTGTAAGAACACCACAGAAACGGTGAATCACGCAGTGCTTGCTGTGGGCTACGGGGAACAGGACGGAACCCTGTACTGGATTGTCAAGAACTCCTGGGGAACCTCCTGGGGCAGAGATGG GTACTTCCTTATAGAGCGAGGGCGGAACATGTGTGGTCTTGCAGCCTGTTCCTCCTACCCGCTGCCACTGGTGTGA